The proteins below are encoded in one region of Brachyspira intermedia PWS/A:
- a CDS encoding ATP-binding cassette domain-containing protein: protein MQECILEMKDIHKSFSGVKALSGISLSLKKQEILGLCGENGAGKSTLMKILSGIYPFGTYEGSIFINGKEMRFNGIKDAESAGIAIIHQELNLIPEMNVTENLFLGNFINKFGILNKDEMYVKAKEALSVIAPNIDPESKIKDLGTGEQQMVEIAKAILKNANILIFDEPTSSLTEKEISKLIEIIFSLKEKGLSAIYISHKLDEIEAVTDSVEVIRDGKSVGGGKTIDMNSNKIISMMVGRSIENLIPRRSREIGDIIFEAKNYTLYDKVNSNIKKVDNASFFLREREILGFSGLVGSGRTELLSAIYGAYTGDYVGESYLYGKKLNIKKTEDAVDLKIGFVPEERKTQGVILNDSVQNNIVLSTIKNYAVRGILDKNLQKEAALNYKEKLSIKIPSLDSPIKNLSGGNQQKCVLAKSLLINPKILILDEPTRGIDVGAKYEIYQYIFSIVEEGCSVILISSELPEILGLSDRVIVMHEGKIKASLDNNGLTQETIMTAAIGE, encoded by the coding sequence ATGCAAGAGTGCATTCTTGAAATGAAAGATATACATAAAAGTTTTTCCGGTGTAAAAGCATTATCCGGGATATCTTTATCTTTGAAAAAACAAGAGATATTAGGATTATGCGGGGAAAATGGCGCAGGTAAATCCACATTAATGAAAATATTATCTGGAATATATCCTTTTGGTACTTATGAGGGAAGTATATTTATTAATGGTAAAGAAATGAGATTTAATGGTATAAAAGATGCAGAAAGTGCCGGAATTGCCATTATACACCAGGAACTTAATTTAATACCTGAAATGAATGTTACAGAAAATTTATTTTTGGGAAATTTTATCAACAAATTCGGTATTCTAAATAAAGATGAAATGTATGTAAAAGCTAAAGAAGCATTATCGGTTATAGCACCTAATATAGACCCTGAATCTAAAATAAAAGATTTAGGTACAGGTGAACAGCAGATGGTAGAAATAGCTAAAGCAATTTTGAAAAATGCTAATATATTAATATTTGATGAACCTACATCTTCATTAACAGAAAAAGAAATTTCAAAACTTATAGAAATAATATTCTCACTTAAAGAAAAAGGTTTGAGTGCTATATACATAAGCCATAAATTAGATGAGATAGAAGCTGTTACTGATAGTGTGGAAGTTATAAGAGATGGTAAAAGTGTTGGCGGCGGAAAAACTATTGATATGAATAGTAATAAAATCATATCTATGATGGTTGGAAGAAGTATAGAAAATTTAATACCTAGAAGAAGCAGAGAAATAGGTGATATAATTTTTGAAGCTAAAAATTATACTTTATATGATAAAGTAAATTCAAATATAAAAAAAGTTGATAATGCCTCATTTTTCTTAAGAGAAAGAGAGATATTAGGATTTTCAGGTTTAGTAGGATCTGGAAGAACTGAATTACTTTCTGCTATATATGGAGCTTATACCGGTGATTATGTGGGAGAAAGTTATTTATATGGAAAGAAATTGAATATAAAAAAGACAGAGGATGCAGTAGATTTAAAAATAGGTTTTGTTCCGGAAGAAAGAAAAACTCAGGGCGTAATTTTAAATGATAGTGTTCAGAATAATATAGTTCTTTCTACTATTAAAAATTATGCTGTAAGAGGTATTTTAGATAAAAATTTACAGAAAGAAGCAGCTTTAAATTATAAAGAAAAACTTTCTATAAAGATACCTAGTTTAGATTCGCCTATAAAGAATTTAAGCGGAGGTAATCAGCAAAAATGTGTTTTAGCAAAAAGTCTATTAATTAATCCTAAAATATTAATATTAGATGAGCCTACAAGGGGTATAGATGTAGGTGCAAAATATGAAATATATCAATACATATTTTCTATAGTAGAAGAAGGATGTTCTGTGATACTTATATCTTCAGAATTACCTGAAATACTTGGTTTAAGCGATAGGGTTATAGTTATGCATGAAGGTAAAATAAAAGCCTCATTAGATAATAATGGATTAACTCAAGAAACAATAATGACAGCAGCGATAGGAGAATAA
- a CDS encoding sugar ABC transporter permease: MLFIIVIILWGFFGAITSGSFLSSRNISNLFRQMSITGILSIGMSFVIITSNIDLSVGSMLGLLGAISGILLRSDVNAPLAIAITLIFGLIIGAINGFWCAYRKVPAFIVTLAGLLAYRGVVLYITKGQTLAIQDSHFNYIGNGNISPVAAWIILIISIIILILANMKKLLHSRNESEKKSLIMNLAFIIIISFIFVYWMNGYRGIPLPVIIMMIITVIASYISNNTVYGRIVYSIGGNSEACKYSGIDIKKYIFMVFTVNGVIAAIAGIINTARLASAVPSTGVNSELDAIAACVIGGISLSGGTGAVLGALLGSLIIASLNNGMSIIGLDSSWQNIIKGIVLLLAVWMDIATKNKSN; this comes from the coding sequence ATGTTATTTATAATAGTTATTATTCTTTGGGGTTTTTTTGGTGCAATAACCTCAGGAAGTTTTTTATCTTCTAGGAATATATCAAATTTATTCAGACAAATGAGTATTACAGGTATACTTTCTATAGGGATGTCATTCGTAATTATCACTTCAAATATAGATTTATCAGTAGGTTCTATGTTAGGATTATTAGGTGCCATATCCGGTATATTACTTAGAAGCGATGTAAATGCTCCTTTGGCCATAGCTATTACATTGATATTTGGTTTAATAATAGGTGCTATCAATGGTTTTTGGTGTGCTTACAGAAAAGTACCTGCTTTCATTGTTACGTTAGCCGGATTATTAGCATATAGGGGAGTTGTATTATATATCACAAAAGGTCAAACATTAGCTATTCAAGATAGTCATTTTAACTATATAGGAAATGGAAATATTTCTCCTGTAGCAGCTTGGATAATATTAATTATTTCTATAATTATATTGATATTAGCTAATATGAAGAAATTGCTTCATAGCAGAAATGAAAGCGAGAAGAAATCTTTGATAATGAATTTAGCTTTTATAATAATAATTTCTTTTATATTTGTTTATTGGATGAATGGTTATAGAGGCATTCCTTTGCCTGTTATTATTATGATGATTATAACAGTTATAGCTTCTTATATATCAAATAATACAGTTTATGGAAGGATAGTATATTCTATAGGTGGTAATTCAGAGGCTTGTAAATATTCAGGTATTGATATAAAAAAATATATATTTATGGTATTTACTGTTAATGGTGTTATAGCAGCTATTGCCGGTATAATAAATACTGCTAGATTAGCTTCAGCAGTACCTTCAACAGGTGTTAATAGTGAATTAGATGCTATTGCGGCATGTGTTATAGGCGGAATAAGTTTAAGCGGAGGTACAGGAGCTGTATTGGGTGCTTTACTTGGTTCTTTGATAATAGCTAGTTTGAATAATGGTATGAGTATTATAGGACTAGATTCATCTTGGCAGAATATTATTAAAGGTATAGTTTTACTATTGGCTGTTTGGATGGACATTGCCACTAAAAATAAATCTAATTAA
- the recN gene encoding DNA repair protein RecN yields MLKYLEIRNFVLIDKLKINFSSGFNVLTGETGAGKSIIISALELITGEKGSTRMVGANGDRLIVSGNFSLQSSADIVKKKLKEWNIEINNDELNIKREITKDGKSKSFINNVGVKVAELKELGDLIVDIHGQHEHQSLFNPANHLNFYDSYLNIDDKLENYKNHYNKLTKLIRQYNEISQNKNNILKEKSFLEYAIDEIEKAKLKPNEDEEIKNDITMMSNAESIASSLSSINKDIFGSESGAYTKLNRSISALQSISKYDSRLSDIASQIEGITLNLEDIKSVLTEIRSKTKFDPEELQSLNERLFFINNLKKKYGSNIKEIISYAKEAKEKLDSLNFSEEDIENLKKEIEELREKTSILAKEISDIRHNRKDDFIKAIENEMNDLGMSSTKFDVEITLDEDDDGILNIDGANLKANSTGIDNIEFIIAPNKQSMFQPLRKIASGGEISRIMLSLKNVLSLGDYCETCVFDEIDVGVGGRIAEVIGEKIAALSKRKQVLSVTHLAQIAIYANNHFKVTKNEGDDIVTSTIEELDDSMRVHEIARMITGKEITEASIKHAEEMLEHAKK; encoded by the coding sequence ATGCTTAAATATCTCGAAATTAGAAATTTTGTATTAATAGATAAATTAAAAATAAATTTCAGCAGCGGTTTCAATGTGCTTACAGGTGAAACAGGTGCAGGTAAAAGTATTATAATCAGTGCATTAGAACTCATAACAGGTGAAAAAGGCTCTACTAGAATGGTTGGAGCTAATGGAGACAGATTAATTGTTTCAGGAAATTTTTCTCTTCAGTCATCTGCTGACATTGTAAAAAAGAAATTAAAAGAATGGAATATAGAAATAAATAATGATGAGCTTAATATAAAAAGAGAAATCACAAAAGATGGAAAAAGCAAATCATTCATAAATAATGTAGGCGTTAAAGTGGCAGAATTAAAAGAACTTGGGGATTTAATAGTAGATATACATGGACAGCATGAACATCAATCTCTTTTCAATCCAGCAAATCATTTAAACTTTTATGACAGCTATTTAAATATTGATGACAAATTAGAAAATTATAAAAATCATTATAATAAACTTACAAAATTAATAAGACAATATAATGAAATATCTCAAAACAAAAACAATATATTAAAAGAAAAATCTTTTTTAGAATATGCAATAGATGAAATAGAAAAAGCTAAATTAAAACCTAATGAAGATGAAGAGATAAAAAATGATATTACTATGATGTCAAATGCAGAAAGCATAGCCTCATCACTTTCTTCTATTAATAAAGATATATTTGGAAGCGAGTCCGGAGCCTATACAAAATTAAATAGAAGCATTTCAGCATTACAAAGCATATCTAAATATGACAGCAGACTTTCAGATATTGCATCACAAATAGAAGGCATAACATTAAATCTTGAAGATATAAAAAGTGTTTTAACTGAAATAAGATCAAAAACAAAATTCGATCCTGAAGAACTTCAATCTCTAAATGAAAGACTTTTCTTCATTAATAATTTAAAAAAGAAATACGGCTCTAATATAAAAGAAATAATATCCTATGCTAAAGAAGCCAAAGAAAAATTAGACTCCCTTAATTTCTCTGAAGAAGATATTGAAAACTTAAAAAAAGAAATAGAAGAATTGAGAGAAAAAACTTCTATACTTGCAAAAGAAATATCTGATATAAGACATAACAGAAAAGATGATTTTATTAAAGCTATAGAAAACGAAATGAATGATTTAGGTATGTCATCTACAAAATTTGATGTTGAAATAACTTTAGATGAAGATGATGACGGCATACTTAATATAGACGGAGCTAATTTAAAAGCTAATTCTACTGGAATTGATAATATAGAATTCATAATAGCACCAAATAAACAAAGTATGTTCCAGCCTCTTAGAAAGATTGCATCAGGCGGTGAAATATCTAGAATAATGCTTTCATTAAAGAATGTTCTTTCTTTAGGAGATTACTGTGAAACATGCGTATTCGATGAAATAGATGTGGGAGTTGGAGGAAGAATCGCTGAAGTTATAGGTGAGAAAATAGCAGCATTATCAAAAAGAAAACAGGTTCTTAGCGTTACTCACTTGGCTCAAATTGCAATATATGCCAACAATCATTTTAAAGTTACAAAGAATGAAGGCGACGATATTGTTACATCAACTATTGAAGAACTTGATGATTCTATGCGTGTACATGAAATTGCAAGAATGATAACAGGAAAAGAAATCACAGAAGCAAGCATAAAACATGCCGAAGAAATGCTTGAACATGCTAAAAAATAA
- a CDS encoding lysophospholipid acyltransferase family protein, which yields MILFSLIYFLLSFIFTILCVIVAFSVYPFIRLFSKRKASQYVHTMAKFWGRGLMKMAFISFNIEGKENYDPNKTYLLTPNHQSAFDIFACFSVFKKSFAFVSKDTYGKVPLIGFGMSLSNYIFVKRGTVGAVKSIDDMENRLRNNISVVIYPEGTRSATGEIKKPKRGILKIAERCSDIPVLPVVIYGTKDIMKARTIKISPFKKITVRFLEPFYFKDINGDDNAKLDYWYDIMTKNYNELKDKLIKK from the coding sequence ATGATATTATTTAGTTTAATTTATTTTTTATTAAGTTTTATATTTACAATATTATGTGTAATTGTTGCCTTTTCGGTTTATCCTTTTATAAGATTATTTTCTAAAAGGAAAGCTTCACAATATGTTCATACTATGGCCAAATTTTGGGGTAGAGGACTTATGAAAATGGCGTTTATTTCCTTTAATATAGAAGGAAAAGAAAATTATGATCCTAATAAAACCTATTTGCTAACCCCTAATCATCAAAGTGCATTCGATATATTTGCATGTTTCAGCGTGTTTAAAAAATCATTTGCATTTGTTTCAAAGGATACTTATGGAAAAGTACCTTTAATTGGATTTGGTATGTCATTGTCTAATTATATATTTGTAAAAAGAGGTACTGTAGGTGCTGTAAAATCTATAGATGATATGGAAAATAGATTAAGAAATAATATAAGTGTTGTTATTTATCCTGAAGGAACAAGAAGTGCTACAGGAGAAATAAAGAAGCCAAAAAGAGGAATATTAAAAATAGCAGAAAGATGTTCAGATATACCAGTTTTGCCTGTTGTTATATATGGTACTAAAGATATTATGAAAGCTAGAACTATTAAAATTTCTCCATTTAAAAAGATAACAGTTAGATTTTTAGAACCTTTCTATTTTAAAGATATAAATGGTGATGATAATGCTAAATTAGATTATTGGTACGATATTATGACTAAAAATTATAATGAGTTAAAAGATAAATTAATTAAAAAATGA
- a CDS encoding ROK family protein has product MKYQVLAKEKTLKNILKECIKKDRFTSIDIVESLKLTKPTVNESLDILFKNDFITKENFTEGMVGRKAQIWKTTLHKKKSLAIDIDFDLVKIAIVDMAGNYYNYQEYKKTINNNNFFNVISFVVNDYREKHKESKEIKRLGISIPGNISFDRKNILYATNLGLENINISYLENELNLDIILENEANSAVLGEFFLSKEADKNNYMLISISNFGVGGGQIVDGKLLKGAHRLAGEIGHFTIIMDGEPCTCGNRGCFERYASYDGLKNIMKKHKLDFDDINKLFESYDKKSEKVIKEYCKFLGRGIRSLLSIYDSNKIILSGKMTDYWDRIYPYVQKEIFENNNFYSKFNVLLLKSKLGDKASLVGVGLINFFDFIYDSEFFN; this is encoded by the coding sequence ATGAAATATCAAGTATTAGCAAAAGAAAAAACTTTAAAAAATATTTTAAAAGAATGTATCAAAAAAGATAGATTTACGAGTATTGATATAGTTGAAAGTTTGAAGCTTACAAAACCTACTGTAAATGAATCTTTGGATATATTATTTAAAAATGATTTTATAACGAAAGAAAATTTTACAGAAGGTATGGTTGGAAGAAAAGCACAAATTTGGAAAACTACTCTTCATAAGAAAAAATCTTTGGCAATAGATATAGATTTTGATTTAGTAAAAATAGCTATTGTTGATATGGCTGGAAATTATTATAATTATCAAGAGTATAAAAAAACTATTAATAATAATAATTTCTTTAATGTCATAAGTTTTGTAGTGAATGATTATAGAGAAAAACATAAAGAATCTAAAGAAATAAAAAGATTAGGAATATCAATACCTGGAAATATTAGCTTTGATAGAAAAAATATATTATATGCTACTAACTTGGGGCTTGAAAACATTAATATAAGCTATTTAGAAAATGAGTTAAATTTGGATATTATTTTAGAGAATGAGGCAAATAGTGCAGTATTAGGAGAATTTTTTCTTTCAAAAGAGGCGGATAAAAATAATTATATGCTTATATCTATATCTAATTTTGGAGTAGGTGGCGGACAAATAGTTGATGGTAAATTGTTGAAAGGTGCCCATAGATTGGCTGGAGAAATAGGGCATTTTACTATTATTATGGATGGGGAACCTTGCACTTGTGGAAACAGAGGCTGCTTTGAAAGATATGCTTCTTATGACGGATTAAAAAATATCATGAAAAAACATAAACTTGATTTTGATGATATTAATAAGCTTTTTGAAAGTTATGATAAAAAGAGTGAAAAAGTAATAAAAGAATACTGCAAATTTTTAGGCAGAGGAATAAGAAGTCTGCTTTCTATATACGATTCTAATAAAATTATTTTAAGCGGTAAAATGACAGACTATTGGGATAGAATTTATCCTTATGTGCAAAAAGAAATATTTGAAAATAATAATTTTTATTCAAAATTTAATGTTCTTCTTTTAAAATCTAAATTAGGTGATAAAGCTTCTCTAGTAGGAGTTGGTCTCATTAATTTTTTTGATTTTATATACGATAGCGAATTTTTTAATTAA
- the xylA gene encoding xylose isomerase: MEYFTSTDKVLYKGKDSKDAFSFKQYNASEVIAGKTMEEWMPFAMSWWHTLAAGSADPFGAPAASRPWNGKEALEASKMRVEAGFELMQKLGMNYFCFHDRDLAPEYKTLKETNEKLDMIVDLIQESMSKTGKKLLWATSSLFTNPRYMHGAATSPYADVFAVAAAQTKKTMDIAKKLNAKGYVFWGGREGYETLLNTDMKRELDHLAYFLSMAVEYKEKIGFKGQFFIEPKPKEPTKHQYDFDAATTLEFLYHYNLDKYFELNLEVNHATLAGHTMQHEMQVARNHGKLGSVDINYGDTFLGWDTDMFLTNVYDAVLMMVEIIRNGGLKNGGFNFDAKVRRPSHTMDDLMYAYIAGMDTLAWGLRIADKIVKDGCFDKFIEERYSSYNSGIGAKIESKSTSLEELYDYALALEEKELPSGNQELLEAKLNQFIYNL, from the coding sequence ATGGAATATTTTACAAGTACAGATAAAGTGCTTTATAAAGGAAAAGACAGTAAAGATGCTTTTTCATTCAAACAATATAATGCTTCAGAAGTTATAGCAGGTAAAACTATGGAAGAATGGATGCCTTTTGCAATGAGTTGGTGGCATACATTAGCTGCTGGAAGTGCAGATCCTTTTGGAGCTCCTGCAGCAAGCAGACCTTGGAATGGTAAAGAGGCATTAGAAGCTTCTAAAATGAGAGTGGAGGCTGGATTTGAACTTATGCAGAAACTAGGAATGAATTATTTCTGTTTTCATGACAGAGATTTAGCTCCTGAATATAAAACTCTAAAAGAAACTAATGAAAAATTAGATATGATAGTAGATTTGATACAAGAAAGTATGTCTAAAACAGGTAAGAAACTTTTATGGGCTACTTCATCTTTATTTACAAATCCTAGATATATGCATGGTGCTGCTACTAGCCCTTATGCTGATGTTTTTGCAGTTGCTGCTGCTCAGACTAAAAAAACTATGGATATAGCTAAAAAATTAAATGCTAAAGGATATGTATTCTGGGGTGGTAGAGAAGGATATGAAACTTTACTTAATACTGATATGAAAAGAGAATTAGATCATTTGGCTTATTTCTTATCTATGGCAGTTGAATATAAAGAAAAAATAGGATTTAAAGGACAATTCTTTATTGAGCCAAAACCAAAAGAACCAACAAAACATCAATATGATTTTGATGCTGCTACTACTTTAGAGTTCTTATATCATTATAATTTAGACAAATATTTTGAGCTTAATTTGGAAGTAAACCATGCTACTTTGGCAGGACATACTATGCAGCATGAGATGCAGGTTGCTAGAAATCATGGAAAGTTAGGTTCTGTTGATATTAACTATGGTGATACTTTCTTGGGTTGGGATACAGATATGTTCCTTACTAATGTATATGATGCAGTATTAATGATGGTAGAGATTATAAGAAATGGCGGATTAAAAAATGGCGGATTCAACTTCGATGCTAAAGTAAGAAGACCATCTCATACTATGGACGATTTGATGTATGCATATATTGCTGGAATGGATACTTTAGCTTGGGGATTAAGAATAGCTGATAAAATAGTTAAAGACGGATGTTTCGATAAATTTATTGAAGAGAGATATAGTTCTTATAATAGTGGAATAGGTGCAAAAATAGAAAGTAAATCAACTTCATTAGAAGAGTTATATGATTATGCACTTGCATTAGAAGAAAAAGAACTTCCTAGCGGTAATCAGGAATTACTTGAAGCTAAATTAAATCAATTTATATATAATTTATAA
- the xylF gene encoding D-xylose ABC transporter substrate-binding protein, producing the protein MKKIIAVLISLSLFALSCSSKAADTTADKGGDKIKIGLSLDDLRLERWQKDRDYFVKEAESLGAEVIYVSSDGNATKQLADIENLIAQNVDVLVVIANDGNSLSPAIMQASQDGIPTLAYDRMINNCDVAHYVTFDLEKVGRMQAEGILEITNKGRFYYLGGSPTDNNAQYFRKGAMDALKPYIDSGDIELIGEQSTRDWLPDVALQIIEDMLTAQNNNVTAIVAANDAIGGAAVQALKAQGLAGKVPVSGQDADLAALQRIAKGEQAVTVYKPIHLIAKECAKAAVALAKGEKAESNSSLNNGYKDVPTFYIEPIKVTKDNLDSTVIADGWATKEDVYGN; encoded by the coding sequence ATGAAAAAAATTATAGCCGTTTTAATTTCTTTATCTCTATTTGCTTTATCATGTTCAAGCAAAGCAGCAGATACAACAGCTGATAAAGGCGGAGACAAAATCAAAATAGGTTTATCTTTGGACGATTTGAGACTTGAGCGTTGGCAAAAAGATAGAGACTATTTTGTAAAAGAAGCTGAAAGTTTGGGTGCTGAAGTTATTTATGTTTCAAGCGATGGAAATGCTACTAAACAGCTTGCTGACATTGAAAATTTAATAGCACAAAATGTTGATGTTTTAGTAGTTATAGCAAATGACGGAAATAGTCTTTCTCCAGCTATAATGCAGGCATCTCAAGATGGTATACCAACATTGGCTTATGACAGAATGATAAATAACTGCGATGTAGCACATTATGTAACTTTTGACTTGGAAAAAGTTGGAAGAATGCAGGCTGAAGGTATATTAGAAATCACTAATAAAGGAAGATTCTATTATTTGGGAGGATCTCCTACTGACAATAATGCTCAGTATTTCAGAAAAGGTGCCATGGATGCTCTTAAACCTTATATAGACAGCGGAGATATAGAGCTTATAGGAGAACAGTCTACAAGAGATTGGCTTCCTGATGTTGCTTTACAAATAATAGAGGATATGTTAACAGCTCAGAATAATAATGTTACAGCTATAGTAGCAGCTAATGATGCTATAGGTGGGGCAGCTGTTCAGGCATTAAAAGCACAAGGATTGGCAGGAAAAGTACCTGTTTCAGGACAAGATGCTGATTTGGCAGCTTTACAAAGAATAGCTAAAGGCGAGCAGGCAGTTACTGTTTATAAACCTATACATTTAATAGCTAAAGAATGTGCTAAAGCAGCTGTAGCATTAGCTAAAGGTGAAAAAGCAGAAAGTAATAGTTCTTTAAATAATGGCTATAAAGATGTTCCTACATTTTATATTGAGCCAATCAAAGTTACAAAAGATAATTTAGATTCTACTGTAATAGCTGACGGCTGGGCTACAAAAGAAGATGTTTATGGAAATTAA
- a CDS encoding NAD(+)/NADH kinase, producing MNSRKKQQIGIIVNVLRTDTDGILKKIDNIIKKYNIEAIIIDYDISSHNNIKKATKELKNVSMLISIGGDGTLLSALKIAIKYDISVLPIYNGTLGFISEIPPEEAYLILEEYFEDKKTLYEIEPRTLLSVNVYSKEKNTYKEYLAVNELVLSKCDGRAIYIDITISGKLISSIVGDGVVIATPTGSTAYALSAGGPILAPTIDAISFVPIAPHSLTFRPLVIPKCDNIELELTEKSLKAMITIDGYDICQFKNDDKIIAKISNKNCYIFQSAKRLFYDILRNKLNWGR from the coding sequence ATGAATAGTAGGAAAAAGCAACAAATAGGAATCATAGTTAATGTTCTTAGAACTGATACTGACGGAATTTTAAAAAAAATAGATAATATAATAAAAAAATATAATATAGAAGCTATAATTATAGATTATGACATATCATCTCACAATAATATAAAAAAAGCAACAAAAGAATTAAAAAATGTATCAATGTTAATATCAATAGGCGGAGATGGAACATTACTTTCCGCTTTGAAAATAGCTATAAAATATGATATATCAGTTCTTCCTATATATAATGGTACATTAGGTTTTATTTCTGAAATACCTCCTGAAGAAGCATATCTCATATTAGAAGAATATTTTGAAGATAAAAAAACATTATATGAAATAGAGCCTAGAACATTATTGTCTGTAAATGTCTATTCAAAAGAAAAGAATACATATAAAGAATATCTAGCTGTAAATGAATTAGTTTTAAGCAAATGCGACGGCAGAGCTATATATATAGATATTACAATATCAGGTAAATTAATATCTTCAATAGTAGGAGATGGTGTTGTAATAGCAACTCCAACAGGTTCAACAGCTTATGCTTTAAGTGCAGGAGGTCCTATACTTGCCCCTACAATTGATGCCATATCTTTTGTACCTATAGCACCTCATTCATTGACTTTCAGACCGCTTGTTATTCCTAAATGCGATAATATAGAATTGGAATTGACAGAAAAATCATTAAAGGCTATGATAACAATAGACGGATATGATATATGCCAATTTAAAAACGATGATAAGATAATAGCAAAAATAAGCAATAAAAATTGTTATATATTTCAAAGTGCAAAAAGACTATTTTATGATATACTTAGGAATAAACTTAATTGGGGTAGATAA